The DNA segment CCGACGCCGTGCTGGGGCAGGACATTGGGGATCTGCTGGCCCTCGGGATCGAGGTGAAGAGCGGCGTGCGCGTGGGCCGCGACGTGTCGCTGGCCGATCTCCGCCAGCGCCACCAGGCGGTGGCCCTGGCCGTGGGCCTCTCCGAGAGCCGCGGCCTGCCGCTCGAGAACGGCAACCACCCCGACGTGGTGCTCGCCCTGCCCTTCCTGGCCGCGGCGGCCCTGGGCAGGCCGATGCCCGTGCGCGACCACGTGCTGGTCATCGGCGGCGGCAATGTGGCGGTGGATGTGGCCCGCACCGCCGTGCGCCTCGGCGCCAGGACGGTGAAGATGGTGTGCCTCGAAAACGAGGAGGAGATGCCCGCGTGGGACTGGGAGTGCCACGAGGCGCTCGAGGAGGGCATCTCGTTCGTCTACCGCCGCGGCCCGACCAAGGTGGTGGTCGAGAACGGCCAGATCACCGGCCTCGTGGTGCGCGAGGTGGCCCGCGTGTTCGATGAGAACAAGCGTTTCAGCCCCACCTATTACGACGACCGCGTAAGCACCCTCGAGGGGCAGATGGTGGTCCTGGCCATCGGCCAGAAGTCCAATCTCGACCTGGTGAAGGGCACCGACGTTCAGCTCACCGACCGCGGCCTGCTGGTCTTCGACAAGGCCACGATGGCCACCTCGGCCAAGGGCGTGTTCGCCTGCGGCGAGGTGGTGACAGGGCCCGGCGCAGCCATCGAGGCCGTGGCCAGCGGCCACCGCGCGGCGGCGGCCATCCTCCAGTTCCTCGCCACCGGCGAGGTGCGGCCCGTCGAGGAGGCGGCTCAGCCCGAGAAGGTGGGCGATCTGCCCAAGGACCTCTTGCCCAAGATCCGCCGCATCCAGCGCCTGGCCATGCCCACCGTGGCCGCCGAGGAGCGCAAGAAGAGCTTCATGCAGTTCGAGCTCGGTTACTCGGAGCGCGAGGCGCTCATGGAGGCCCGCCGCTGCCTGTCCTGCGTGGCCGGCGCCACGGTGGACAAGAACAAGTGCGCCGCCTGCCTCACGTGCCTGCGCGTGTGCCCGTTCGGCGTGCCGGCGGTGGACGACGTGGCGGTGATGGCCTCCGAGATGTGCCAGTCGTGCGGCCTGTGCGCGCCCGAGTGCCCCGGCCTCGCCATCAGCATCCGCCGCTTCGCCGTCGGCGACATCCGCCACCGCATCGTCCAGCTCATCCAGGGCGCAGGCCGCCCCATCCGCCGCGTCGAGATCGTGTGCTCGCAGGACGCCGTGTCGCGCGAGGCCCTGCTCGACCGCATCGAGGGGAACAACGGCGACTCGACGGCGATCCTGCCCGTGAGCTGCGCCGCGCGGGTGGAGGAGGTGGACATGATGAAGCCCTTTGAGCTGGGCGTGCAGGCCGTGGTGGTGAAGCGCTGCGAGAAGTGCCGCTACCCCGGCGCCGACGATCGGCTGACCAAGCGCGTGAACCGCACCAAGGGCATCCTCGACGCCGCGGGCGTCGGCGGCGACAAACTGAGTCTCGTGTAGGCATTCTCTCTCAAGGAGCGCGTAGCATGATTGTGGCAGCGAGCAAGCCGCTCGACGAGGTGTTCGGCTTCATCCAGAACTGCCGGAAGGTGCTGGTCCTCGGCTGCGCCGAGTGCGTGGCCGTGTGCCAGGTGGGCGGCGAGAAGGAGGTGGGCGTGCTCGCCCAGGCCCTCCGCCTCAAAGCCCAGACCAGCGGCAAGCAGATCGAGTTCCTCGAAAACACCGTCCGCCGCCAGTGCGAGACCGAGTTCGTCGCCCCCATCCTCGAGAAGCTCGACGGCGTGCAGGCCATCGTCTCCATCGCCTGCGGCGTGGGCGTGAACTTCCTGTCGGACCAGGGGCCGGCCATCCCGGTGTTCCCCGGCGTGAACACCACGTTCATGGGCGCCACGGTGCAGCACGGCGAATGGGCCGAGCGGTGCGCCGGCTGCGGCCAGTGCCTCCTCGACCTCACGGGCGGCATCTGCCCCGTCGCCCGCTGCGCCAAGACCATCCTCAACGGCCCGTGCGGCGGCACGAAGGACGGCAAGTGCGAGATCAGCCGCCCCGAGGCCCCCGTGGACTGCGCCTGGTACCTGATCGTCGAGCGCTGCAAGAAGCTGGGCACGCTCGACCGGCTCAAGGCGGTGGTGGCGGCCAAGGACTGGTCCAAGGCCCGCGACGGCGGTCCGCGCCGCATGGTGCGGCCCGACCTGATGATCGCCAAGGAAACCCAGGCCTGACCCCCCGAAGGCCCTGCCTCTGCGATACAAGGAGAAACAGGTGAAAAGCGGCAGCAATCTCGAACGGGTGCTCGCAGCGGGACACTTCGCGGTGACGGCCGAGCTGGGCCCGCCGATGAGCGCCGACGCCAACGAAGTGCGCCACAAGATGAAGCTCCTGCGCGGTGCGGCCGACGCCTACAACATCACCGACTGCCAGACCGCGGTCGTGCGCCTCTCCTCCATCGCCAGCGCCATCATGCTCGTGCAGGACGGCATGGAACCCGTGATGCAGATGACCACGCGCGATCGCAACCGCATCGCCATCCAGGCCGACATCCTGGGCGCGGCCGCCTTCGGCATCAAGAACTGCCTGTGCATCGCGGGCGACCACCAGTCGTTCAGCGCCGCAGGCCGCCTCAAGGGCCATCCGGGCGCCAAGAACGTCTACGACGTCGACTCCATCCAGCTCGTGGCCATCCTGAAGAAGATGCGCGACGAGGCGCTCCAGGAGGGCGGCGACCCGCTCACCGTGCCGCCCAAGCTCTTCATCGGCGCCGCCTGGACCCCGATGGGCGACCCGATGGACTTCCGCGTGCTGCGCCTGGCCAAGAAGGTGGCGGCGGGGGCCGACTTCATCCAGACGCAGGGCGTCTACGACGTCGAGCTCTTCGCCAAGCAGATGAAGGAGGCCCGCAACCTGGGCCTCCACGAGAAGACGGCCATCCTGGCCGGCATCATCGTGCCCAAGAACGCCGGCATGCTCCGCTATATGAACTCCTCGGTCGCCGGCGTCAAGGTGCCTGAGTCGCTCATCGCGCGCTTCCCCAAGCCGCCGAAGAAGGACGCCTCGAAGGAGGAGAAGAAGGCGGCCGCCGCCGAGGCCGAGCGCATCGGCAAGCAGATCGCCGTCGAGCTCATCCAGCAGTGCCGCGAGATCGAGGGCGTGCGCGGCGTGCACCTCCAGGCCATCGAGTGGGAGAGCGCCGTGCCCGAGATCGTCAAGGCTGCCGGCCTCCTGCCGAGGCCCGTCGTGCCCGCCGAGCCCGCGCAGGCCTGAACCACCCCGCGACCGCAGAACGCAAGACGGCTCCCGGGCACCGCGTGTGCCCGGGAGCCGTCGCCGTTTCCGCCCGCGCGCCGCCGCGCGGTCAGTCGCCCTTGAGGAACTCGCCGACCTCCTGTTGGGCCTGGGACGGAGGCTTGGGCGCCGCGGGGGTCTTCACGGTGCGGATCACGGTCTTGATCGGCTTCTCGCCGGGCAGGCGAATCGCCACGTCGTAGCGCGCCGTCATGTCCTCATCCTTGAGGATTTCGCCGGCGAGGATCTTCTTGCGGTGCTCGGCGTAGACGGCGTTGATGCGCGCCGTGCGCTCCTCGAACTTCTCCTTGACCTTCTTCTCCTCGGCGCGGATGGTGGCCTTGAGCTTGCTGGCGGCCGACTTGGCCACCTCGTAGTCGCGCTGGTCCTGGGCCAGGTTGTCGTAGCGCTCGAGCCGCTCGCGCTCGCTCATCTGCTGGCGGCCGCTCGAGCCGGAGACCGACGTGCCGCCGGTCCGCGTGGACGCCTCCTCGCGACGCTGGAGCTTGTTCGTGATGGTCCGCTCCAGGCGCTTGAGGTCGTTCACAGCCTGCCGCACCCTGTCCATGTACTTCGTCTTGATAGCCTCGTAGGCATCGTCTTTCATCTGTTCGGCGGTGTCAGCATAGCCCTTGGCGAACTCGCGGTTCTTGAGAAGCGCCTGCTTCTGCTCGTCGGTGAGCTGGGATTTCTCCTCCTCTTTCTGTTCGGCCTCCTGCTTCTCGGCGCTCTTGAGCGCCTCCACGGTGGTCGCATTGTCGAGGGTGATCGCCTCGATCTTGTCGCGGGGCACGGAACGCAGGCCGCCCGGGGAGTCGAACATCACCGACACCAGCTTGCCCTCGAGCTTCGCCTCGCTGCGCACCTCGAGCACGTCGTTGCCGTCCTTCGACAGGGTGATGGCGACGACCTCTTCGCGGGGGTAGATGTTCTGAACGTCCTTGACGAGGATCGTGACCAGTTGCACTGTGCCGCGGAGGTCTCCCCCCATGCGCATCTTGAGGATGTCTGCGTCAGCCCCCTGGCCGAGCCATGCCAGAATGCACCCGAGCAGGACCGTCTTGCGCATCGCACTCGCTCCTCACAGCCCCTCGTGCAGGAATCTAGCTTCCCTGTCCAGTAGTCTACCAGGAAAGCCTGGGGGACTTCAAGAGAAAGACCCGGGTCACGTATGAAGGGTCAGCGCGCCGGTC comes from the Planctomycetota bacterium genome and includes:
- a CDS encoding FAD-dependent oxidoreductase, whose translation is MATATASPEIVVEHCATCSAACPVRTDTRAYVDLIARGRYEEAFEKIREFNPFPSVCSLVCHHPCEQACRRQDVDDPVALRNLKRFAAERALEYRLSKRQKAPITKAQTIGVVGAGPAGLTVAKDCIQHGYAVTVYDANPQPGGLLACAIPKYRLPDAVLGQDIGDLLALGIEVKSGVRVGRDVSLADLRQRHQAVALAVGLSESRGLPLENGNHPDVVLALPFLAAAALGRPMPVRDHVLVIGGGNVAVDVARTAVRLGARTVKMVCLENEEEMPAWDWECHEALEEGISFVYRRGPTKVVVENGQITGLVVREVARVFDENKRFSPTYYDDRVSTLEGQMVVLAIGQKSNLDLVKGTDVQLTDRGLLVFDKATMATSAKGVFACGEVVTGPGAAIEAVASGHRAAAAILQFLATGEVRPVEEAAQPEKVGDLPKDLLPKIRRIQRLAMPTVAAEERKKSFMQFELGYSEREALMEARRCLSCVAGATVDKNKCAACLTCLRVCPFGVPAVDDVAVMASEMCQSCGLCAPECPGLAISIRRFAVGDIRHRIVQLIQGAGRPIRRVEIVCSQDAVSREALLDRIEGNNGDSTAILPVSCAARVEEVDMMKPFELGVQAVVVKRCEKCRYPGADDRLTKRVNRTKGILDAAGVGGDKLSLV
- a CDS encoding methylenetetrahydrofolate reductase C-terminal domain-containing protein, with product MIVAASKPLDEVFGFIQNCRKVLVLGCAECVAVCQVGGEKEVGVLAQALRLKAQTSGKQIEFLENTVRRQCETEFVAPILEKLDGVQAIVSIACGVGVNFLSDQGPAIPVFPGVNTTFMGATVQHGEWAERCAGCGQCLLDLTGGICPVARCAKTILNGPCGGTKDGKCEISRPEAPVDCAWYLIVERCKKLGTLDRLKAVVAAKDWSKARDGGPRRMVRPDLMIAKETQA
- a CDS encoding methylenetetrahydrofolate reductase; amino-acid sequence: MKSGSNLERVLAAGHFAVTAELGPPMSADANEVRHKMKLLRGAADAYNITDCQTAVVRLSSIASAIMLVQDGMEPVMQMTTRDRNRIAIQADILGAAAFGIKNCLCIAGDHQSFSAAGRLKGHPGAKNVYDVDSIQLVAILKKMRDEALQEGGDPLTVPPKLFIGAAWTPMGDPMDFRVLRLAKKVAAGADFIQTQGVYDVELFAKQMKEARNLGLHEKTAILAGIIVPKNAGMLRYMNSSVAGVKVPESLIARFPKPPKKDASKEEKKAAAAEAERIGKQIAVELIQQCREIEGVRGVHLQAIEWESAVPEIVKAAGLLPRPVVPAEPAQA